Proteins encoded within one genomic window of Longimicrobiaceae bacterium:
- a CDS encoding superoxide dismutase family protein: MRISQWVTGGAMVALAGCATMQGGGMTMRSTLRNAQGQEVGMLTLSPSGAGTHVMLRVHGMAPGTHGAHIHNTGRCDAPAFTSAGPHLNTTNRMHGTQNPQGPHRGDMPNLVVAADGTGTLNLDLATPWGDIFDGDGSAIVVHANADDYMTDPSGNSGARVACGTIGVRDM, from the coding sequence ATGCGAATCTCACAGTGGGTGACGGGCGGGGCCATGGTGGCGCTGGCGGGCTGCGCCACCATGCAGGGCGGCGGGATGACGATGCGCTCCACGCTTCGGAACGCGCAGGGGCAGGAGGTGGGAATGCTGACGCTGAGCCCCAGCGGCGCAGGCACGCACGTGATGCTGCGGGTGCACGGCATGGCGCCGGGAACGCACGGCGCGCACATCCACAACACCGGCCGCTGCGACGCGCCGGCGTTCACCAGCGCCGGGCCGCACCTGAACACCACCAACCGCATGCACGGCACGCAGAACCCGCAGGGCCCGCACCGCGGCGACATGCCCAACCTGGTGGTCGCGGCAGACGGCACGGGCACGCTGAACCTGGACCTGGCCACGCCGTGGGGCGACATCTTCGACGGCGACGGCAGCGCCATCGTGGTCCACGCCAACGCGGACGACTACATGACCGACCCGTCCGGCAACTCCGGCGCCCGCGTCGCCTGCGGCACCATCGGCGTCCGAGACATGTAG